gcaaataaatggcagatgggttttaattataataaatgtaagatataatgtgtgtgtgtatgtgtgtgtgttatcatcagttgaattataagtgtaatttggatggaaataaccttaattaacaatattatgagaaaaagggatcttggtgtaatggttgattagTTAAACCATCCAAGCAGTATGTTGTTGCTAATGGTAGGGCAATAGAATTTgaggttgtatctatagaaatatttaatacatatgtaaagaaattataatatcatTGTGTAGGTCACTgtttaggccacatttggagcaTTGTATTCATTCTTGGGCTTTTACCTTGAGAAagtacattgaattgttggaaaaggttcaaaAAAAGACTACTAAAATAGTGCGTGGGATGGAGGGTTGGTGATATGAGGGAGGATTGAGatctttgaaattgttttatcttaaaaatGCCTTAGAAGTGATCTGATTCaaatatttaagattgtaaagggaattgaaaGTGCTGATGCATTGTCTTGTTTTATACTAGACAGAATAGTGGGAATTGAAGACGTGCAAGTTTTGGCAAGGTGGGAATTATCTTCAtgtaagaaatttttatttttctaatagaatGGTTGACCTTTGATATGAGTTGTCTTTGGATGTCGTGGAGAAAGTAAATTTGAgtgaatttaaaataaagcttgataactatatgaatgataaagtgtggctttaatatttttttatttttaattaatagttaATTTTGGAGGCTGAGACaaccaagatggaccaatagatcCTATGTTGTCTCTTAACATCATATTATATCCAACTATTTCCAGTACAATCACTATTCAAAAGCCTGCCAAACTGTCCTGGTTATTATTAAGACTTGTATTGCATATACACACATTAAGAATTGTTGGTGATCTATAGATCTTAATCTTGAGAGTAGAGGTAAATATGTAtgcttgtttgtgtgtgtgtgtctatatatatatatatatatatatgtaaatgagAGTTGACTAATAGTGACCTTTTATACATATTTGTTACTGTtatgatcaaaatatttcaagTCAAGTTTTAGTTAAAATCTATGGTTAAttatcattttatgttttcaaagttTTTCCAACttatatattgttggatgtatTGGAAAGCCACCAAAAGAAAATAAAGAGATAAACCTCAAAATCTTGTTGCACTTGGACATACTTTGTAAATGTTATAGTATTGCTTTGTACCATATATACATGTTCCAAAGGCTTGAGGTAAGTGTTACTAATATAGCTGAGACTGTGATTAATGTGAATGCTGATACTATTTACTTTTCAGAAGTAATTCCGATTGGCAGAATATGATGCTATCCTGTCTGATatcctaaattttgtttaatattttgtagctATCCAAATGCTAACTTATTTTATATTGCACAAATTAAGTTCAAAGAGATTCACACCCCTTCTTAGTAATTCAAAGAATAACTCTCATGTAAACACAACAACTAATTTAAGACTCAATATATTATCAGTcgtaaaatgaatatttgtttattaatccTAGAAGTGAGGACCCTCTgtacttttaaatacattttgcttAAGTGATTTATGCACCAAATTGTTTGTGAGCCATCAACCTTTTTATAGGGTTAGTTAGCCACacaagtatataaataaaagtatcattGATGTTGCATTAATCCCATTAATTACTGTTTGTGATTcctatgtttattttctttagaaaGTCGATACTTTTaccatttttttaattattcacattGGTTGTTGTGATGGGCGAAAATAAAATTCCTCAGTATGATATGGTCCTCACTATTAGTGAATGGTACTTTAACAGACTGGTATATGAGAGTTAAGTGAAACACAGAATATATCAACACCACAAGGACATCATCAATATTGATAGATGACttgatataaaattttgtaaaatgtatcagttttttttagaaaagcATAAACAGTTTAGAGATTTCCAGTTTATACAAAACAAGAAACTATATTacagtttgtctttttttttacatgcaGTATAAACTTAATGTGGTCATCTATTCATAAATTATATAGAGTATCTAGCTAAACATCATGTTTCTTGCTGAATGCACAAGTCAATAAGCCTGAAATTCTAATCAAAGTAGAACTTCTGTAAGTGTTCTCAAGACatctatacaaaatacatttattacccTTAAATAACAGGAATGCTTTCAGGAGACAGCTTGAATGAGTTATGAAGAAAGTTTTAATATGAATGGACAACAATTGAACAAAACAGCCCTACTCTAAACCAACTCCTTAGGTACCTTTACTAAGCTATTAAGCAATCATCAGCCATGTGGCTTCTTTATTacatgctgtatatatatatattcctctgTTTGTGTAAACTACGTTTATCTGATGATCACATAATTTTGTCAAattgttgtacatttataataaagttttcttaaaacCATCTCCAAGCTTTTAATGATTCGAGATATAAGAAACAAGGAATTATAAGTCATTATAAAAGCTAATAGAAATATATTGCAAGTAACATTGGTGTACAGTGACACAAGTCAAAATAACACAAGAATGCAGATGGAGCTATTTCTGTCCAAAAATTAACAGAGTTGTAAACATAAATTTTGAATCTCTTCAGCAGCAGGTCATTAAAATTGAGATAAAAGACAAAAACTGTTAGCCaaaaattattgtgaaaaaaagttttagttttataagtaaataaataaatttgtacacagtttaattatttgttcaaaGCACATATATAAATAGTGTGATTGCTCATAAGGACAGTTGGTGACCaacttgttattattgttactgtacaGTATGTTGATGTATATATGATAGTATTTACTTGCTTTCAAGACTGGTTgcttttttgtatgtgtgttattCTGCTAGTATGGAATTTTGTATTACATATCCAGTAAAAAggaatgttttcatttttcaaggGATATCTGGTCAACTGGGAGGTTGAAAAGCAAGTTTGGGATTATACATTTGGCCAAGATGTGTTTAATGtaagttatatttcttttatttgtcacTACTGTATGCAAAAATGCTCAACACTAATAGTTCATTAATCATTATTCTAAAATTAAGTTTGAGAAGCTAAGAAAGAGGGAAAGTATTTCTAAAATCTAAACTTTTAGTTAGTTGCTAGATAAATTACCATAGCAAGTTCTTAATGTTGTTTTTTGCCAGAAGGTCAGTCAGTTATTATTTCCTTTCCCTGGATATAAAGAACCAGTATTATTTTAATCTCTGATTTATTTAATGGAAAAAACTGGACTTATAAAGATTTATACTGTTCTCTTAATATTAACTGTATATCTCAGAATTCATATAATCTTTGGCCAGCTGATAGAGAAAAATGCATTACTCTATCAATGTTCTAGTAAATTTATTGTTTGAGGAACTTTTTCTTTGTATCTATAAAGCaggtttctaatttttattacatcacttctttttttattttatgatttttaacattaaaataaattcatttttgtttcaatttttaaatctattagtgtagtattttgaaattacacctcattaaaattaaaactcatTCAGGTGATCAGAATATAACTAATAAAGCCATAAAATTCACCAAAGTATAAGAACACAATGTGCTTGATGTGTGATAGCAAGAAAATCGAATTCTCAAACCAGTAAAAAGCATACACTTCCATATAACATGATCATACAGATTACCTGTGGTTTACCATTGGCATCCAGTTACATTCATTGAACTTAGTGTAACCTTGGTGTTTTAGGTAGACTTTGGAGAAACCTGCCTGATAGTGACTGAGCCATACTTTAACTTCACATCCATTCAAGAAAATATGACTGAAATTCTTTTTGAAGAATACCAGTTTCATTCACTTCTTCGTATTAATGGtacaaattttatctttattatgtttgttgtgtTATTAGCTTAGAgttgaaattttttaaaactacttgtaatttcataaattgtGATGGTTACTTGTccttttctgtttaaaaacaagAGTTTTTAGTACTTCAGAGTTTATCCAGCTTTCATTAAATATTGATGTTTTCATTCAACATATCAAcatatatgatataaataaacCACAATAGATAGATAGATACCAAATTTTGCAGATAATTTATTTTGAggcataaaattatatttattatttggtttCAGAATTTTCATGAATCTTTGGTATTCTTTGTTATCTTTTTGTAGTGTTTACATAAGCGTTCACAAGAAAGATAATTTGGTAGATATTGTCATCTTGCCTTTTtcattgaataatatttattaacatacaatgAAACAAACACATTCCTAATGTCAATTGTACATATTTCAGGAACAAAGATATCCTGATGGCACAGTATACCAAGAACTGATACGTGTATGACTGTTAATGGcatgtaatttgaattataagtaaaattacaataaattgtgtattttttcatGTGGGTCCAGACTTTTGGGATACCCTGTATGTAATTAACTTGTTTGTAGATTGACTATATAGAAAGGgaaatagtttttctgtttttttattttatgtatcattGTGACATGTGCATAATAAGTGCATTCATATTGATGTTGCAGGATTTTTGGTATTCATTGATGAATGTTGTCTCAAACAACAGGTAAgcaaagtataattatattttaatatttcttcttacTTAGCGGGAACATTAAGTGCTCACAAATATCATAAAGAGAACCCAGATGAACTTTGCTGTCTTGTTGTGGAGTCTGGATACTCCTTTACCCATATAGTACCTTACATTAagggaaagaaattaaaaaatgctATTAGGAGGTGAGTTTGATATAATTCAGTATGTACCTGCATGCATGAACACATACATAGGAtgattatatgaaaattattttggtgtCTCACCACATTTGTACATTCCGTTTCATTCAGCGTGTCTTCATATGGAATAGCAAGTATACCTGACAGTTAAATTAATATGTCATTTGAAGCAACCTGTGCTACTTATTCAGACagagatatttttttaattatgtttcataCTCTTGCTTGGGGTATGTGGACAGCTTTTACCACTAAACTTTGAGTTTGTAGGTTTTTTACCTGTTACAAAATGCCACACTTTGCTTATCATGATTGGGGTACAACTTGTTCTAGGTACatccacattattttaatttctaatgcCATTAAGTATAAAGGATATCTCTGTCTTTGAAGTATTAAATAGTCTATCTGAATGTATCTATATGATCTGAGTTTGTGAATACTGTTACGTACTCTACTCAGAGGTAGTCGTTGTTTTGATGCATACCATTTCACCATGACTTTATACTGGGTTTGACTTACTGTTTtacttattcaaaataattttaatataacatactcaacccaTTATGTGTATATGGTAAATTTGTGGGGTtgtatttaaatttcttattcaCAGAAAAAACTGAAAAGCAAAACAACTATTCCatatttatttcatcattaaactCTAGGTATCAGAGTTGCTTAAAAGTTTTACAGCCATTTAAATCCCCTTCTCCATGTTGCTACTGTGGAACCTTGATTAGCATGAGTATCATGTTTGTGCACCATCCTCATGAAGACAATGTTGCAAATGCCCTTCTTGGTGTCTTTGTTAGCATTAACAAGGATAATTGTCTTCCTGTTATCATATTAGCTACTTTTATaccagaatatattaaaatttgtaactAATAACCTGTAAGAATTCATAAAAGATTAAAACATGTTCTATCAAGAAATCTTTAATAAATCTTTAATCAAGATGTATAAATAGTATTAGATCTCAAAGATAATCCTCCcccaaattaaaatttaaaatcacagGACACATGTTTGAAAGTAGTGGGAATTGATGTATTGTTTGAAAATCTgagtgatttttaaatattttttaaaataatttttctctgtttatctattaaatacttaatatttcatatcatcctcttatctttattttttcagGATTCAAGACTTATGCATAAATTAATGTAacatgaaaaaacattttcaatgtattATTCCATGATTTTCAGAATAAATATTGGTGGGAAGGCTCTAACCAACCATTTAAAAGACATCATCTCATATCGACAGCTTCACGTAATGGATGAAACATATGTCATGAATCAAGTAAAAGAAGATGTGTGCTATGTGTCTACTGAATTTGACCATGATATGTCACTTGCACGGTAATAattcaacaataattacataaatgaaatttgaaagtaCGGTAGTTTGATCccactttaaatttttaatgttacaaacatgAATTTATCTTTAATTAAGAGTTTTAATTAGAAAGCTTAGTGAAACATATGATCAGTTTTAAAAATCTGTAGTTTACAGAACTATTTATTGTCATTGGTGTTTAAACTTATAATTTACAGTTGAGTTAAATTTTTTGTAACTTATGTCtttgatatttgtaaaaaataattaaaatatttttgatttttatgtatatattttgtttaggaGAAAATACAGTAAGTAATGTGCAGTGGTTATACAGATTATGATTAAAAGGGTCAAAACCTTTTTGTAAATgcatgtttttgttaaattaaaaaaaaaaatcaggaactTTTATTAGAAGGTTATGTTCTATACTGCTATGGAGTTGTTATATATAAGAATTTGAAATTCAGACTATATTGTTGTGGAGTATTACTACTTAAGAATTTGAAATGAAAACTATATTGTTGTGTAGTATTGCTAAATAAGAATTTGAATAGATTGTATATCGATAAGGGAGTATGACATATAAGACTTTTAGGGTAAGGCTGTATTTTTATTCAGTTGGGATATGCAAAAATTTCAAGGTGAGGCTGTATTGTTCTTGTGGAATGTTACTACATAATAATTTGAATAGgttcaatattgttttatagtattaCTACATAAGACTTTGAATAGGTTCTATATTGCCAGTTTTTGTCTTCTCAGAAAAAAGGGGAAAGATAATACCATCATGAGAGATTATGTTCTTCCTGACTACACTGTTATAAAACGAGGTTATGTTCGACCTTTGGAAGAAACAACGGGCAAGCCCAAAGATAATGAACAGGTAGTTTTTCTTTAGACACTCTTACCCTGTCTGTTGTTGCATTTAATTGTGAATGTTTGTGTTATTAAtgtaatgatttataaatttatgaaatgtttatattttgggCAGCACCAGGGGAACCTactaaaaagaaaataagtttcataaaatgtatgTATTGAGAATTTCTTTAGCAGACCTTTGTAGCAATAATAGTTTCATGAACaacttatttgtaaaaaaaaattacaaaaaactgaaaaattcaaaatctcACTACAAAAGGGtagttaaaattacaaaacaaatatcataTCACTTTTTAAAATCTAACTGATGGACTGATTCTGTTATGAACTTAGAAGGTACCCATAGGGGTCCCCTGATGGGGGATAAAATTTGGATTTGACTCCTATGCTACCTCCTCTGCATGTCCTAGGTCTTCTGTCTGTGTTCAATTGTTATGTCAACTAGTTCCttaatacttttcaaataaaaatgtatgttaataataaaaacctatttatttttggaaaaaaaagcaaatttctagaactttctacaaatgTGGATTTTCTTATCTTCTTGACACccagaaaattacaatttaagATAACCATATAATTGtgcatattatatttatttgaactgGTTGCATAAAATATTCCTACTTATACAATGGAATGGTTTGTATAAGGCACAGTAGGTTTTGTAACTGTTGCTTGTAAATGATATAAAACCATTGTCAGTTAtaaggtataaattgcaaaatttGCATTTTGATTCCTTTTCTGCATTTCCACAGCTCAAACAAGATCTGGTGTTTCACCAAATCATCTTCCTGTTTCAGTTTTCAATAATGAGAAGAAAGATGgaatatgcaaaataaaaaaaatttagttcTGCATCATTTTGTGATTTTCTTCATACAACATGTTTCATCAAAACACAAGTTTCATTACTATATgattttaaaacttgtgttttcATAAGAGTGATACTTAGTTATATCTAAACTATTGCAGAATTTATTCAAGGAAAGTATATTTGTCATTAGTCAATCATCTTTGTTACATCTTCCACTGATTTTTAACAGTGGAAGTTTTGTACCATGTATTTCAAGTTCCAGAAGAATATCATTACAATTTGAAAACCTTACATAAAGTgatgattttaaacatttattgaaaacGTTTTTGGTAACTTCTAAGTTGTATGTCAGTTAAGTTTCAAAAGAGTAAAATATTGTCAGAAGTAAAGTAATGTTGAAGATTTCATGCTTTATCCAAAAGGGGTTCACTTGGATGTGTATATGGGAATGATTTGAATCTGAAGACCTCCtccttttatttttgaaatgtttagttGATATAATATTCCTACCtgtgtttataataaagtttaaataagtatatttgtaaatatactgAATGTGTAAGGGGACTGGTTGTTGTTGTACTTTATAATGATTGCTATAAATTTAG
Above is a genomic segment from Tachypleus tridentatus isolate NWPU-2018 chromosome 11, ASM421037v1, whole genome shotgun sequence containing:
- the Arp6 gene encoding actin-related protein 6 — protein: MALNVKTFVLDNGAYTEKCGYSTQAEPRIIPNCITKAKSERRRPFIGDQIDDCKDISGLFYILPFQKGYLVNWEVEKQVWDYTFGQDVFNVDFGETCLIVTEPYFNFTSIQENMTEILFEEYQFHSLLRINAGTLSAHKYHKENPDELCCLVVESGYSFTHIVPYIKGKKLKNAIRRINIGGKALTNHLKDIISYRQLHVMDETYVMNQVKEDVCYVSTEFDHDMSLARKKGKDNTIMRDYVLPDYTVIKRGYVRPLEETTGKPKDNEQIIRMNNERFMVPELLFHPSDIGVQEMGIPEAIVHSIQATPEEIQPHLYKNILLTGGNSCFPFFKTRVYNDVRAFAPELYDVSVTLPENPVTFAWHGGGLLSESDEAPKMIISRKMYEENGMNLCLEKFDI